A region of Anopheles merus strain MAF chromosome 2R, AmerM5.1, whole genome shotgun sequence DNA encodes the following proteins:
- the LOC121588494 gene encoding integumentary mucin C.1-like produces MLKVVVGLVTVCVLLAVTSGQIDPTTSTVAPTTTTVAPTTTTVAPATTTTVAPATTTTVAPGQTTTTTTVASGPITTTGSTDTTTPSSAPQDVKAALLPVLLGAYVAMSILVN; encoded by the coding sequence atgtTGAAAGTTGTTGTGGGACTAGTGACTGTTTGTGTCCTGCTCGCAGTCACCAGTGGTCAAATAGACCCTACCACCAGCACGGTAGCACCGACTACCACCACGGTGGcaccgaccaccaccaccgtagcACCGGCCACTACCACCACTGTGGCACCGGCCACTACCACCACTGTGGCACCTGGacaaacaaccaccaccaccacagttGCATCTGGGCCAATAACCACTACCGGAAGTACCGATACAACGACACCTTCAAGTGCCCCACAGGATGTGAAAGCTGCCCTCCTACCAGTGCTGTTGGGAGCATACGTGGCAATGTCGATACTAGTCAACTAA